Proteins encoded by one window of Microbaculum marinisediminis:
- a CDS encoding acetyl-CoA carboxylase, translated as MSIEILSPLPGTFYRKPAPDQAPYKEDGDAVAKGEVIGLVEVMKTFYEVKADADGQIESFLVENEDAVQAGQPLARLKG; from the coding sequence ATGAGCATCGAAATCCTCTCCCCGCTGCCGGGAACCTTCTATCGCAAGCCGGCGCCTGACCAGGCGCCCTACAAGGAAGACGGCGACGCCGTCGCGAAGGGCGAGGTCATCGGCCTCGTCGAGGTCATGAAGACCTTCTACGAGGTCAAGGCCGACGCCGACGGACAAATCGAGTCGTTTCTCGTCGAGAACGAGGACGCCGTCCAGGCCGGCCAGCCGCTGGCCAGGCTCAAGGGCTGA
- a CDS encoding ABC transporter permease, producing MIRFEPRPVSPVLSVVVPVAAALISLAFAAIPLAFAGAPIFSSYGLMVKGAYGSLFAFSETLTRTTPLILTGLAAAVAFRAKLWNIGGEGQLYAGALAAVAIGTGVIGGPSWVMIPAVVIAGAVAGALLMLGPALLKLRFGADEVVTTLLLNFIMLLFVQMMLEGALKDPMGLGWPQSPPIVDEAMLPTLIERMRVHSGLLIGLAMAVLVYVMMRYTVWGYEIRAVGENASAARYAGIPVTATVVRVALISGGLAGLAGVGEVAGLKGYLTADLSPGFGYAGIVVAMLAGLSPLGVVAAALFVASVFVGADSMSRAIGVSSYLADLVVAMSLLCVLVGGFLVRFRIRWVGRHHAAQTHARSGGEG from the coding sequence GTGATCCGGTTCGAGCCGCGCCCCGTTTCGCCCGTCCTCTCCGTCGTGGTCCCTGTCGCGGCCGCGCTGATCTCGCTGGCCTTCGCCGCGATCCCGCTCGCCTTTGCCGGAGCCCCGATCTTCTCCTCCTACGGCCTGATGGTGAAGGGCGCCTACGGCTCGCTCTTCGCCTTCTCCGAGACGCTGACGCGCACCACGCCGCTGATCCTGACCGGCCTCGCCGCCGCGGTCGCCTTCCGGGCGAAGCTCTGGAATATCGGCGGTGAGGGCCAGCTCTATGCCGGCGCGCTCGCCGCCGTGGCGATCGGAACCGGTGTGATCGGCGGGCCGAGCTGGGTGATGATCCCGGCGGTCGTGATCGCCGGCGCCGTCGCCGGAGCGCTCCTGATGCTCGGCCCTGCGCTGTTGAAGCTGCGGTTCGGCGCCGACGAGGTGGTCACGACCCTGCTCCTGAACTTCATCATGCTCCTGTTCGTGCAGATGATGCTCGAAGGCGCGCTGAAGGACCCGATGGGGCTCGGCTGGCCGCAATCTCCGCCGATCGTCGACGAGGCCATGCTGCCGACCCTGATCGAGCGCATGCGCGTCCATTCCGGCCTGCTGATCGGTCTGGCGATGGCCGTGCTGGTCTACGTCATGATGCGCTACACGGTGTGGGGCTACGAGATCCGCGCCGTCGGCGAGAACGCGTCGGCGGCGCGCTATGCCGGCATTCCCGTGACGGCGACCGTCGTGCGCGTGGCGCTGATCTCCGGCGGTCTTGCCGGTCTCGCCGGTGTCGGCGAGGTGGCGGGTCTGAAGGGCTATCTCACCGCCGACCTGTCGCCGGGTTTCGGCTATGCCGGCATCGTCGTGGCCATGCTGGCGGGCCTGTCGCCGCTCGGCGTTGTCGCCGCCGCCCTGTTCGTCGCCAGCGTTTTCGTCGGCGCCGACTCGATGAGCCGCGCGATCGGCGTCTCCAGCTATCTGGCCGACCTGGTCGTCGCCATGTCGCTGCTCTGCGTGCTGGTTGGCGGTTTCCTGGTGCGCTTCCGCATCCGCTGGGTCGGGCGACACCACGCGGCACAGACCCATGCGCGGTCGGGCGGGGAGGGCTGA
- a CDS encoding BMP family protein, which produces MRSGWTVRFTRRAVLGAAALALAVGVGGSPAAAQKAKPIKVAAIYTVPVEQQWVSRIHKALNTAKDRGDITYVYSENVANTDYERVMREYAEQGMDLVLGEAFAVERAARKVAAEYPETAFLLGSSFGPSQPNFAVFDNFIHEPSYLTGMIAGAATESNIIGMVGGYAIPEVNRLMNAFMEGALAVNPDVKFLVTFINSWYDPPKAKEAAFAMIDKGADILYAERFGVSDAAKERGIKAIGNVIDTAGDYPGTILASALWHMEPTVDRAIDAVANGTFEPADYGQFSYMGYGGGSFVVDESLAPADAVKAARETEQEIKDGLFRVNVNDAEPKSTM; this is translated from the coding sequence ATGAGATCCGGTTGGACTGTTCGTTTCACCCGCCGCGCCGTACTCGGCGCCGCCGCACTCGCGCTTGCGGTCGGCGTTGGCGGTAGCCCCGCCGCGGCGCAGAAGGCCAAGCCCATCAAGGTCGCGGCGATCTACACCGTGCCTGTCGAGCAGCAGTGGGTGAGCCGCATCCACAAGGCGCTCAACACCGCCAAGGACCGGGGCGACATCACCTACGTCTACTCCGAGAACGTCGCCAACACCGACTACGAGCGCGTCATGCGCGAATATGCCGAGCAGGGCATGGATCTCGTTCTTGGCGAGGCCTTCGCCGTGGAGCGGGCCGCGCGCAAGGTGGCGGCGGAGTATCCCGAAACCGCCTTCCTGCTCGGCTCGTCCTTCGGGCCGTCGCAGCCGAATTTCGCGGTGTTCGACAACTTCATCCATGAGCCCAGCTACCTGACCGGCATGATCGCCGGCGCGGCGACGGAGTCGAACATCATCGGCATGGTCGGCGGCTACGCGATTCCCGAGGTGAACCGTCTGATGAACGCCTTCATGGAGGGCGCGCTGGCGGTGAACCCGGACGTGAAGTTCCTCGTGACCTTCATCAACTCCTGGTACGACCCGCCGAAGGCCAAGGAAGCCGCCTTCGCCATGATCGACAAGGGCGCCGACATCCTCTACGCCGAGCGGTTCGGCGTCTCCGACGCCGCCAAGGAACGCGGCATCAAGGCGATCGGCAACGTCATCGATACGGCCGGCGACTATCCCGGCACCATCCTGGCGAGTGCCTTGTGGCACATGGAGCCGACCGTCGACCGCGCCATCGACGCGGTGGCGAACGGCACCTTCGAGCCGGCCGATTACGGCCAGTTCAGCTACATGGGATATGGCGGCGGCTCCTTCGTCGTTGACGAATCCCTTGCCCCGGCCGATGCCGTCAAGGCAGCCCGGGAGACGGAACAGGAAATCAAGGACGGCCTGTTCCGCGTCAACGTCAACGACGCCGAACCCAAGTCGACGATGTGA
- a CDS encoding ABC transporter ATP-binding protein — protein MIASGTDRSGAPVVLALRDISKRFGPLLANDAIDLELRRGEILALLGENGAGKTTLMNILFGHYVADEGEVLVAGASGVLEPLEPGSPHAALEAGIGMVHQHFTLAENLTGLENIVLGTGPALSLRLSTGPARRKVAALMKRSGLTVDLDIQVSRLTVGEKQRVEILKALYRDARILVMDEPTAVLTPQEAEGLFETVRHLAETGLAVIFIAHKLAEVLAVSDRIAVLRAGRKVGEMARADADRRRIAEMMVGRDVPESRRTPREPGKPLLELREVAVAGADVRKSLHAVSLMVREGEIVGIAGVSGNGQAALAGLVAGLAAPTSGELILYGDRVTRFDPRRFSRAGIARIPEDRHHDGVVGAMTVAENVVIEEVREPGYQSAGFLKRQPIRARALDAIRDYDVRCPGPDAPARLLSGGNIQKLILARVLDRSPRVILANQPTRGLDVGAQTEVHRRLLEARGRGAGVLLISEDLDELMIVSDRIAVIHNGHLSEPMPADTLDRGTLGLMMAGHEEETAA, from the coding sequence ATGATTGCATCCGGAACTGACCGATCCGGGGCGCCCGTCGTCCTGGCGCTTCGGGATATCTCCAAGCGCTTCGGTCCGCTGCTGGCGAACGACGCGATCGACCTGGAGCTGAGGCGCGGCGAGATCCTGGCGCTGCTCGGCGAAAACGGCGCCGGCAAGACGACGCTGATGAACATCCTGTTCGGTCACTACGTGGCCGACGAGGGCGAGGTGCTGGTCGCCGGTGCATCCGGCGTGCTCGAGCCGCTGGAGCCGGGCTCCCCGCATGCCGCCCTCGAGGCCGGCATCGGCATGGTGCACCAGCATTTCACGCTGGCCGAAAACCTGACGGGCCTCGAAAACATCGTGCTCGGCACCGGTCCGGCACTGAGCCTGCGGCTGTCCACCGGCCCGGCCCGGCGCAAGGTCGCCGCGCTGATGAAGCGCTCGGGTCTCACCGTCGACCTGGACATCCAGGTTTCGCGCCTGACCGTCGGCGAGAAGCAGCGCGTCGAGATCCTCAAGGCGCTGTATCGCGACGCCCGCATCCTCGTCATGGACGAACCGACCGCGGTGCTGACGCCGCAGGAGGCGGAGGGCCTGTTCGAGACGGTCCGGCATCTCGCGGAAACCGGTCTGGCGGTGATCTTCATCGCCCACAAACTCGCCGAGGTCCTGGCGGTATCCGACCGCATCGCCGTGCTGCGCGCCGGCAGGAAGGTCGGCGAGATGGCCCGCGCCGATGCCGACCGGCGCAGGATCGCCGAGATGATGGTTGGCCGCGACGTGCCGGAAAGCCGTCGCACGCCGCGTGAGCCGGGCAAACCCCTGCTCGAGCTGCGCGAGGTCGCCGTGGCCGGTGCCGATGTCCGCAAGTCCCTGCACGCGGTCTCGCTGATGGTGCGCGAGGGCGAGATCGTCGGCATCGCCGGCGTTTCCGGTAACGGCCAGGCGGCGCTCGCCGGCCTCGTCGCCGGCCTCGCCGCGCCGACCTCCGGCGAATTGATCCTCTATGGCGACAGGGTCACGCGTTTCGATCCGCGCCGGTTTTCCCGCGCCGGCATCGCCCGCATTCCGGAGGATCGCCACCACGACGGCGTCGTCGGCGCCATGACGGTCGCGGAGAACGTGGTGATCGAGGAGGTGCGCGAACCGGGCTACCAGTCGGCGGGTTTCCTCAAGCGCCAGCCGATCCGCGCCCGCGCATTGGATGCCATCCGCGATTACGACGTCCGCTGTCCCGGACCCGATGCTCCCGCGCGGCTGCTGTCGGGCGGCAATATCCAGAAGCTGATCCTTGCCCGTGTCCTGGACCGCAGTCCGAGGGTGATCCTCGCCAACCAGCCGACGCGCGGCCTCGACGTCGGCGCCCAGACCGAGGTGCACCGTCGCCTGCTCGAGGCGCGCGGGCGCGGGGCCGGCGTGCTGCTGATCTCCGAGGACCTGGACGAGCTGATGATCGTTTCCGACCGCATCGCCGTCATTCACAACGGCCACCTCTCCGAGCCGATGCCGGCGGATACGCTGGATCGCGGCACGCTCGGCCTGATGATGGCCGGGCATGAAGAGGAGACCGCGGCGTGA
- a CDS encoding 5-oxoprolinase subunit B family protein, producing the protein MENRYSFGGDEHIFVEVNEEMSLEAFFKSLSITSAVKEAEIKGVTEICPANASFQIKFDPDVIHPDDMLKELKSLEVAAEKAESRIATRIVEVPVFYQDPWTHETLMRFRERHQDPSATDIEYAARINGYDTVDKFIEAHSGAPWFVSMVGFVSGLPFLYQMVERARQIEVPKYLRPRTDTPRLTVGIGGCFGCIYSVRGAGGYQMFGITPMPIFDPNQEINYLSDFMVFFKPGDIVKWKPIGREEYDEAVAQVEANTFTPRTHDVTFDLGEFEKDIDGYNAKLMEGLYGN; encoded by the coding sequence ATGGAAAACAGATACTCCTTTGGCGGCGACGAGCACATCTTCGTCGAAGTCAACGAGGAAATGTCCCTTGAGGCCTTCTTCAAGAGCCTGTCGATCACCAGTGCGGTGAAAGAGGCGGAAATCAAGGGCGTTACCGAGATCTGCCCGGCCAATGCGTCGTTCCAGATCAAGTTCGATCCCGACGTGATCCATCCCGACGACATGCTCAAGGAGCTGAAGTCGTTGGAGGTGGCAGCCGAAAAGGCGGAGTCGCGGATCGCTACGCGCATCGTCGAAGTTCCGGTCTTCTACCAGGACCCGTGGACGCACGAGACGCTGATGCGCTTCCGGGAGCGGCATCAGGATCCGAGCGCGACTGACATCGAGTATGCCGCCCGCATCAACGGCTACGACACAGTCGACAAGTTCATCGAGGCCCATTCCGGGGCGCCGTGGTTCGTGTCGATGGTCGGCTTCGTCTCCGGCCTGCCGTTCCTCTACCAGATGGTCGAGCGCGCCCGGCAGATCGAGGTGCCGAAGTATCTGCGGCCTCGTACCGACACGCCGAGGCTCACCGTCGGCATCGGCGGCTGCTTCGGCTGCATCTATTCGGTGCGCGGCGCTGGTGGCTACCAGATGTTCGGCATCACCCCGATGCCGATCTTCGATCCCAATCAGGAAATCAACTACCTCAGCGACTTCATGGTCTTCTTCAAGCCCGGCGATATCGTCAAATGGAAGCCGATCGGCCGCGAGGAGTATGACGAAGCGGTTGCCCAGGTCGAAGCCAACACGTTCACGCCGCGGACCCACGACGTGACCTTCGATCTCGGGGAATTCGAAAAGGATATCGACGGCTACAACGCCAAGCTGATGGAGGGGCTCTATGGCAATTAA
- a CDS encoding biotin transporter BioY, with protein MTRFRDRWPNLARTVLPADDADRVLWYGLLVVLGAAALTLSAKVQIPFWPTPFTMQTLVVLLIGAVFGLRLGIATVAVYLAEGAVGWPVFAGGGGYAYFLGPTGGFLIGFLVAVAVVGYLAEHGFDRRWHTALIAFLAGDAVLFAFGLAWLIYLFGVADAISIGLTPFLLAEAVKITVAMAALPFAWKLVGPRFGYRH; from the coding sequence ATGACGCGATTCCGCGACAGATGGCCGAACTTGGCGCGCACCGTCCTGCCGGCGGACGATGCGGACAGAGTGTTGTGGTACGGCCTGCTCGTCGTCCTCGGTGCCGCGGCGCTGACTTTGTCCGCCAAGGTCCAGATCCCGTTCTGGCCGACGCCTTTCACCATGCAGACACTGGTCGTGCTTCTGATCGGGGCCGTGTTCGGGCTTCGCCTTGGCATCGCGACGGTCGCCGTCTATCTCGCTGAAGGCGCGGTCGGTTGGCCGGTCTTCGCCGGCGGTGGCGGATACGCCTATTTCCTTGGGCCGACCGGCGGATTTCTGATCGGCTTCCTCGTCGCCGTAGCGGTCGTCGGATACCTCGCCGAACACGGCTTCGACCGGCGCTGGCATACCGCTCTGATTGCCTTCCTTGCTGGCGATGCCGTGCTGTTCGCCTTCGGCCTGGCGTGGCTCATCTATCTGTTCGGTGTCGCCGATGCGATTTCGATCGGCCTCACGCCGTTCCTGCTTGCCGAAGCCGTCAAGATCACAGTGGCGATGGCCGCCCTGCCGTTCGCGTGGAAACTTGTCGGTCCCCGGTTCGGCTACCGGCACTGA
- a CDS encoding biotin-dependent carboxyltransferase family protein — protein MAIKVNNPGLATTIQDLGRPGYYHLGIPIGGAMDRFALHCANLLVGNGEGAACLECVFMGPELEFTEDATVAVTGADLPPKLDGEPRATWTSFKVKAGQVLSFDFLKAGARAYIAVSGGIDVPVQLGSRSTYAIGALGGVDGRAIAAGDELPVGSGAGAAEGRSVPANMRRMPSGAVELRMLPGLYWHRITKEAGAHFFEDTWKVAPECDRMGYRFRGGRPLDFVPREQPFGAGSDPSNIVDACYPYGSIQVPGGTEPIVLHRDAVSGGGYFMLGTVISADMDLIGQMQPHTETRFVAVDMDQALKARKERHAALDEVRAHLS, from the coding sequence ATGGCAATTAAGGTCAACAATCCGGGGCTCGCCACCACCATTCAGGACCTCGGCCGGCCCGGCTACTATCACCTCGGCATTCCGATCGGCGGCGCCATGGACCGTTTCGCGCTGCACTGCGCCAATCTGCTCGTCGGCAACGGTGAGGGCGCAGCCTGCCTGGAATGCGTGTTCATGGGCCCGGAACTCGAGTTCACCGAGGACGCGACGGTGGCCGTCACCGGCGCCGATCTGCCGCCGAAGCTCGATGGCGAGCCACGCGCGACCTGGACCTCCTTCAAGGTGAAGGCGGGGCAGGTTCTGTCCTTCGATTTTCTGAAGGCGGGGGCGCGCGCCTATATTGCGGTATCGGGCGGCATCGACGTGCCGGTCCAGCTGGGCAGTCGTTCGACCTATGCGATCGGCGCGCTTGGCGGTGTCGATGGCAGGGCGATCGCGGCCGGCGACGAGCTTCCCGTCGGATCGGGAGCGGGAGCGGCCGAAGGGCGCAGCGTTCCCGCGAACATGCGCCGCATGCCGAGTGGCGCGGTCGAGCTGCGCATGCTGCCCGGCCTCTACTGGCACCGCATCACCAAGGAGGCCGGAGCGCACTTCTTCGAGGACACCTGGAAGGTGGCCCCCGAATGCGACCGCATGGGCTACCGCTTCCGTGGCGGTCGTCCGCTGGACTTCGTGCCGCGTGAGCAGCCGTTCGGCGCTGGCTCCGACCCCTCGAACATCGTCGACGCCTGCTATCCCTATGGCTCGATCCAGGTGCCCGGCGGTACCGAGCCGATCGTCCTGCATCGCGATGCGGTGTCGGGCGGCGGCTACTTCATGCTCGGCACGGTGATTTCCGCCGACATGGACCTGATAGGCCAGATGCAGCCGCATACGGAGACCAGGTTCGTCGCCGTCGACATGGACCAGGCGTTGAAGGCACGTAAGGAACGGCACGCTGCTCTCGACGAGGTGCGGGCGCACTTGTCCTGA
- a CDS encoding acetyl-CoA carboxylase biotin carboxylase subunit, with amino-acid sequence MAIRKLLVANRGEIAVRIIRAARDLGIRTVQAHSEADTASLAVQLADSAVNIGPAQAPKSYLNIKAIVEAAKASGADAVHPGYGFLAESSHFADAVEAAGLTFVGPRGDTIRMMGDKVAARAAAAKAGVPTVPGSDGRIDDVAEAEALAGKIGYPVMIKAAAGGGGRGIRIAHDPKEFAQFFQLAQTEARSAFGDGGLYVEKVVGQARHIEVQVLGDGTNVIHCFERECSLQRRRQKVWEEAPSTALSEDARQRLCDSAVALAQSVNYRGAGTLEYLYDDASGDFYFIEMNTRIQVEHPVTEWITGVDLVGEMLRIAGGEPLRLRQQDVTRRGHAIEVRINAEDPSNDFMPFPGVVGGLRIPGGPGVRFDTMLYQGYAIPPFYDSLLGKLIVWGEDRERAIVRMKRALGELEVAGVKTTIPLYAALAGDPDVRANAVHTRWLEHWLESNAKQL; translated from the coding sequence ATGGCCATTCGCAAACTGCTGGTCGCCAACCGCGGCGAGATCGCCGTGCGGATCATCCGTGCGGCGCGTGATCTCGGCATTCGCACGGTCCAGGCCCACAGCGAAGCCGATACCGCTTCGCTGGCGGTGCAACTCGCCGATTCCGCCGTCAACATCGGGCCCGCCCAGGCGCCGAAATCGTACCTGAACATCAAGGCGATCGTGGAGGCGGCAAAGGCGAGCGGCGCCGACGCCGTGCATCCCGGTTATGGCTTTCTGGCCGAAAGCTCGCATTTCGCCGACGCGGTCGAGGCGGCGGGGCTGACATTCGTCGGACCGCGCGGCGACACGATCCGGATGATGGGCGACAAGGTGGCCGCCCGCGCCGCCGCGGCGAAAGCCGGCGTGCCGACGGTGCCCGGCAGCGACGGGCGCATCGACGACGTCGCCGAAGCCGAAGCGCTCGCCGGGAAGATCGGATATCCGGTGATGATCAAGGCCGCCGCCGGCGGCGGCGGTCGCGGAATCCGCATTGCCCACGACCCGAAGGAGTTCGCGCAGTTCTTCCAGCTCGCCCAGACCGAGGCCCGCTCGGCCTTCGGCGACGGCGGGCTCTACGTGGAAAAGGTGGTCGGGCAGGCGCGGCATATCGAGGTGCAGGTGCTCGGCGACGGTACCAACGTCATCCATTGTTTCGAGCGCGAATGCTCGTTGCAGCGACGCCGCCAGAAGGTGTGGGAGGAGGCGCCTTCGACCGCCTTGTCCGAGGACGCCCGCCAACGGCTGTGCGACTCCGCCGTCGCATTGGCGCAATCGGTCAATTATCGCGGCGCCGGCACGCTGGAATATCTTTACGACGATGCCAGCGGCGACTTCTATTTCATCGAAATGAACACCCGCATCCAGGTCGAGCATCCGGTGACCGAGTGGATCACCGGGGTCGATCTCGTCGGCGAGATGCTGAGGATCGCAGGCGGCGAGCCGCTGCGTCTCAGGCAGCAGGACGTCACCCGGCGCGGCCACGCCATCGAGGTGCGTATCAACGCCGAGGATCCGTCCAACGACTTCATGCCGTTCCCGGGCGTCGTCGGCGGCCTGCGCATTCCCGGCGGACCGGGCGTGCGCTTCGACACCATGCTCTACCAGGGCTACGCCATTCCGCCCTTCTACGACTCGCTGCTGGGAAAACTGATCGTCTGGGGCGAGGATCGCGAGCGCGCCATCGTTCGGATGAAACGGGCGCTCGGCGAACTGGAGGTCGCCGGCGTCAAGACGACCATTCCGTTGTACGCGGCACTGGCCGGCGATCCGGACGTCCGTGCCAACGCGGTGCATACCCGCTGGCTCGAGCATTGGCTCGAGTCGAACGCAAAGCAGTTGTGA
- a CDS encoding LamB/YcsF family protein, which produces MTFLNCDMGESYGLYRMGDDEALMPLISAANVACGFHASDFNHIPKTVRLAKKHGVKVGAHPSLPDLQGFGRREMTMPRDELANCLIYQIGALKGFLDAEGMPLNHIKPHGALYGMAARMEDVAHAVCDAADIYDLPIMGMIETCHEKVYTARGHVFIAEYYADLYYNGQGKLLITREHDPVDPQDAAERAVRAVREGVTKSVDGNDIPVRADAICVHSDTPNAVEVARAVRDAVAPYLEAA; this is translated from the coding sequence ATGACGTTCTTGAACTGCGACATGGGCGAGAGCTACGGGCTCTATCGGATGGGCGACGACGAGGCGCTGATGCCGCTGATTTCGGCCGCCAACGTTGCCTGCGGTTTTCACGCTTCCGACTTCAACCACATCCCCAAGACGGTGCGGCTGGCGAAGAAGCACGGCGTCAAGGTCGGCGCCCATCCCTCGCTGCCCGACCTGCAGGGTTTCGGTCGGCGCGAAATGACGATGCCGCGCGACGAGCTGGCCAACTGCCTAATCTATCAGATCGGCGCGTTGAAGGGCTTCCTCGACGCCGAGGGCATGCCGCTCAACCACATCAAGCCGCATGGAGCGCTTTACGGCATGGCCGCGCGGATGGAGGACGTGGCGCACGCGGTCTGCGATGCCGCGGACATCTACGATTTACCGATCATGGGCATGATCGAGACCTGCCACGAGAAGGTCTACACCGCGCGCGGACATGTCTTCATCGCCGAGTACTATGCCGACCTCTACTATAACGGTCAGGGCAAGCTGCTCATTACGCGCGAACACGATCCTGTCGACCCGCAGGATGCGGCCGAGCGCGCGGTGCGCGCGGTCCGGGAAGGGGTGACGAAGTCCGTCGACGGCAACGACATTCCGGTGCGCGCCGACGCGATCTGCGTCCACTCCGATACGCCGAATGCGGTCGAGGTTGCCAGGGCCGTACGCGACGCGGTCGCGCCCTATCTCGAGGCGGCCTGA
- a CDS encoding ABC transporter permease, producing MASPETGTKADISAPKRDLAYWMKFLFIRLGVLPFLLVIAIVIFTMMSDNFLSARNLTNVVRQSVYLMIVSLGQMFALLTGGFDLSVGTILAITSVVGASVMAAVYATMPDAVVLAIAIGALAGIAAGVAVGVCNGIGVAVFGVSPFIMTLGMSSVGFGIALFLTGGVPVYGMPVEFGEFFGFGKLFGVPVPIYIAALLALVTFFFVNWTRQGRYFYAVGGNEKAARLSGINTRMTLFITYVLTALLAGIAGMLLTARLDTGEANIGASMPLESIAACVIAGVSLRGGVGRVENVVLGALFIVLVQNGMNLARIESYLQMVVLGALLILAVIADQIRLRYLAGSQD from the coding sequence ATGGCCAGCCCCGAGACCGGAACCAAGGCCGATATCTCCGCACCGAAGCGCGATCTCGCCTACTGGATGAAGTTCCTCTTCATCCGCCTCGGCGTTCTGCCGTTCCTGCTGGTCATTGCGATTGTCATCTTCACGATGATGTCCGACAACTTCCTGTCGGCGCGAAATCTCACCAATGTCGTGCGCCAGTCTGTCTATTTGATGATCGTCTCGCTGGGCCAGATGTTCGCGCTTCTGACCGGCGGCTTCGACCTGTCGGTCGGCACCATCCTGGCGATCACATCGGTCGTCGGCGCTTCGGTGATGGCGGCCGTATACGCCACGATGCCGGATGCGGTCGTGCTTGCGATCGCGATCGGCGCGCTGGCCGGCATTGCCGCCGGTGTCGCCGTCGGCGTCTGCAACGGGATCGGCGTGGCGGTGTTCGGCGTGTCGCCGTTCATCATGACGCTCGGCATGTCCTCTGTCGGCTTCGGCATAGCGCTGTTCCTGACCGGCGGCGTTCCGGTCTACGGCATGCCCGTCGAGTTCGGCGAGTTCTTCGGCTTCGGAAAACTGTTCGGCGTGCCGGTCCCGATCTATATCGCCGCGCTCCTGGCGCTGGTTACCTTCTTTTTCGTCAACTGGACCCGTCAGGGCCGCTACTTCTATGCCGTCGGCGGCAACGAGAAGGCCGCGCGCCTGTCGGGCATCAACACGCGCATGACGCTGTTCATCACCTACGTGCTGACGGCGCTGCTCGCCGGTATCGCCGGCATGCTGCTGACCGCCCGTCTGGATACCGGCGAAGCCAATATCGGCGCGTCGATGCCGCTCGAATCCATCGCCGCCTGCGTCATCGCCGGCGTCTCGCTGCGCGGCGGCGTCGGCCGTGTCGAGAACGTGGTGCTGGGCGCGCTGTTCATCGTGCTGGTGCAGAACGGCATGAACCTGGCGCGCATCGAATCCTATCTGCAGATGGTCGTGCTCGGTGCGTTGCTGATCCTGGCGGTGATCGCCGACCAGATCCGTCTCCGGTATCTCGCCGGATCCCAGGACTGA